The stretch of DNA TGATCACCGGTGGGCTGAACGTCTATCCGTCCGAGGTGGAGAACGCCCTGTCCCGGCTGGAGGGGATCGAGACCGCGCTGGTGACCTCCGTGCCCGACGACTATCTCGGTCAGGCGCTCGTCGCGGTCGTCACAGGGGCCGCGGCGGGGCTCGGCCAGTCCGCGCTGCGGGAGCTGTGCGCCGCCGCGCTGCCGCGTTATCAGGTGCCCCGGCGTTTCTACACGCTCGCCACCTGGCCGCTGACGTCGAGCGGCAAGGTCGCGCGGGGCCGTATCGAGGAGTGGATCGCCCATGAAGACGCCCGGCTCGTCCCCCTTCCCGGCCTCTCCCGTGAGTGAGCGGGCTCGGCGGGGGGAAGGGGGATTCCCCGACGACCGGTGGCCCGTGGTGATAGCGGCCCGCCGCACGCCGGTCGGGCGGGCCCGCGGCTCGTTGGCCGGGGTCGAGGCGTCGACGCTGGTGGCTTCGGTCATCCGGGACGTACTGGCCGACTCGGGCGCCGATCAGGACCGTGTCTGCGATGTGGTCGTCGGCAACGCCGCGGGCGGTGGCGGCAATCTCGCCAGGCTGGCGGCCCTGGAGGCGGGACTGCCCGTGGAGGTCCCCGGGGTCACCGTGGACCGGCAGTGCGGTTCGGGTCTTGAGGCCATCGTGCTGGCCTGCCGTCTCGTCGCCTCGGGCGCGGGTGACCTGTATCTGGCGGGTGGCGCGGAGAGTGTGAGCACCGCGCCCTGGCGTGCGCGGCAGCCGCGGCGCCCCGGTGGTCTGCCCGAGTTCTACGGGCGGGCCCGGTTCGCGCCGGAGTCGGTGGGCGACCCGGACATGGGGGTGGCGGCCGAGAACGTCGCGACGCGGTACGGCGTCGGCCGGCGCAGGCAGGACGAGTTCGCACTGCGCAGCCATCGGCGGGCCGTCGAGGCGCGGAAGAACGGCCGCTTCACGGCGGAGATCTCCCCGGTGACCACGGGTCGGGGCCTGGTCAGCACCGACGAGTGCCCCCGCCCGGACACCTCGCTCTCCGCGCTGTCCGCGCTGCCCCCGCTGTTCGCGGGCGAGGCCGGTGGCGAGGGCACGGTCACCGCGGGCAACTCCTGCCCGCTCAACGACGGGGCCGCCATGGCTGTCGTCACCAGCAGGTCGGTGGCCCGCTCCCTCGGCCACCGCGAGGTCCTCGGCTTCATCGACGCGAGCAGCGCGGGTGTGGACCCCAACCTGCTCGGCACGGGGCCGATCGCCTCCACGCGGCGGCTGCTCGCGCGGCGCCCCGATCTCGCCGCACCGACGGGTACGTCGGGCCATGGCCCGGTGGCCGGGGTCGAACGCGTCGAGTTCAATGAGGCGTTCGCCTCTCAGGTACTCGCGTCGCTCGACAGCCTCGGCATCGAGGAGGAGCGGGTCAACCTCGACGGTGGCGCGCTGGCGCTCGGCCACCCGTTCGGCGCTTCGGGGGCGATCCTGGTGACGCGACTGTTCAGCCAACTGGTCAGGGACCCGGCCGCCGCG from Streptomyces tsukubensis encodes:
- a CDS encoding thiolase family protein — protein: MKTPGSSPFPASPVSERARRGEGGFPDDRWPVVIAARRTPVGRARGSLAGVEASTLVASVIRDVLADSGADQDRVCDVVVGNAAGGGGNLARLAALEAGLPVEVPGVTVDRQCGSGLEAIVLACRLVASGAGDLYLAGGAESVSTAPWRARQPRRPGGLPEFYGRARFAPESVGDPDMGVAAENVATRYGVGRRRQDEFALRSHRRAVEARKNGRFTAEISPVTTGRGLVSTDECPRPDTSLSALSALPPLFAGEAGGEGTVTAGNSCPLNDGAAMAVVTSRSVARSLGHREVLGFIDASSAGVDPNLLGTGPIASTRRLLARRPDLAAPTGTSGHGPVAGVERVEFNEAFASQVLASLDSLGIEEERVNLDGGALALGHPFGASGAILVTRLFSQLVRDPAAAPQLGARGMAMLGIAGGLGITALFSSQTTAG